Below is a genomic region from Sulfurovum riftiae.
TGTCGGGTAGTTTGTCAACATACCACCGAGCCATCTTGTTGCAACATAAGGCATACCACATCTCTCTGCATGCTCTTTTACTGCCTGTCTTGCCTGTTTCTTCGTTCCTACGAAAAGTACGGTCTGCCCTTCAGCAGCTGCATCTCTGACAACATTGTATGTATATTTGAAATATCTGAGTGTTTTTTGAAGGTCGATGATGTAGATGTTCTTTCTTGCACCGAAAATGAACTTCTTCATTTTTGGATTCCATCTTCTTGTCTGGTGTCCGAAGTGTACGCCGCACTCCAGTAGGTCTTTCATTGTTACCATTTTGTCTCCTTGGTATATAATCATAATAGAATTCTTACTCTGTAAAAACTCCGTTAAAAGCATATTGCTTCATCACTAGGTTTGATCCGCTGTAGTCATCAACCCTTCGAGAACCTCAGGGCAACCGTGCAAGGAATAACTACATGTGTTTTGCTTACCCTCATAGAGAATAAGGAACGCGATTATACCGAAAAGTTTTTTAAGATTGTATAAAAGTAGGCCGCAATCGCTGATTACGACCTTTCACCGTTCCGCAGAGGAAGGGACATATTGTGTAGCATCACACAGAAAACATACAAATAAGTATGCATCATAGCCTACGAAGCCTGCAGCTCCTCAAGCTTTGCTTTCACCTCTTCCACATGGCCTTTGACCCTGACCTTCTCCCACTTTGCAGCGATCTTTCCGTCAGGGTCTATGATAAATGTTGAACGCACCACGCCCATATACTCACGCCCGTAGTTCTTTTTGAGCTGCCATACACCGAACGCATTGCACAGCTCCTTATCCTCATCGGCCAGCAGTGTGATCTTGAGGTCTTTCTTCTCTATAAAATTCCTGTGTTTTTTCGGAGAGTCGGGACTTACTCCTAGCACAATGGCATCCAGGCCTTCGAAGTCAGGCAGCGCTGCGGTAAAATCACATGCTTCCGTCGTGCACCCGGGCGTGTTATCCTTTGGGTAGAAATAGAGCACGATCCATCTTCCTCTGATATCACGGAGACAGATCTCCTCCTCGTCCTGGTTCGGCAGACAGAAGTCCGGTGCCGTATCACCTATATTTAACATATCCACTCCTTATGTCATTTTATCTGT
It encodes:
- the bcp gene encoding thioredoxin-dependent thiol peroxidase; translated protein: MLNIGDTAPDFCLPNQDEEEICLRDIRGRWIVLYFYPKDNTPGCTTEACDFTAALPDFEGLDAIVLGVSPDSPKKHRNFIEKKDLKITLLADEDKELCNAFGVWQLKKNYGREYMGVVRSTFIIDPDGKIAAKWEKVRVKGHVEEVKAKLEELQAS